A region of Ferruginibacter albus DNA encodes the following proteins:
- a CDS encoding MFS transporter, with amino-acid sequence MPKPTYTKPFYFLFLVLPTGISSGFVTVTLPYLLTHRGFSVTAATIIAAAGVSANIWRFVWGPLADLTLTLRKWYGIAVLATIITLLALCFIHFNPKDTILLTVLVFVSQVAGTFVMLPVGGFMANRIEAHHKGRASGWFQAGNVGGTGLGGGVGLWLASHYNITIAAIGLCVMCILSGLVVLLIQDVASDKEKSFEGELGLMGKDLLEMIKIPIVLFVIILILLPIGSGAANNVWSAIADDWKASADRVALVTGIVGGIVGGVGSIAGGFIADRFGNWVAYLGIGVLCALVTVIMALLPYHPDVYTGGVLAYNFTTGMAYAAFSSMLLYAIGKKNASTKYSLLSSFGNLPVMYMTAFDGWIHDKHSSKYMLVAEAVVGILFVLISAVVLKRMMMKKLVPEIVE; translated from the coding sequence ATGCCAAAACCAACCTATACTAAACCATTTTATTTTCTTTTTTTAGTATTACCTACAGGTATCAGCAGCGGTTTTGTGACCGTTACCTTGCCATACCTGCTCACACACCGTGGTTTTTCTGTTACTGCAGCAACAATAATTGCAGCGGCAGGTGTATCGGCAAATATTTGGCGATTTGTTTGGGGTCCGCTTGCCGATCTTACGCTTACTCTTCGTAAATGGTATGGTATAGCAGTATTGGCTACCATTATTACGTTGCTGGCGCTTTGCTTTATTCATTTTAATCCAAAAGATACTATACTGTTAACTGTTTTGGTTTTTGTATCACAGGTGGCGGGAACATTTGTGATGCTGCCTGTTGGAGGTTTTATGGCCAATCGTATTGAAGCGCATCATAAAGGAAGAGCTTCGGGATGGTTCCAGGCAGGCAATGTAGGAGGAACCGGATTGGGGGGTGGCGTGGGATTATGGCTCGCTAGTCATTATAACATAACGATTGCTGCTATTGGGCTATGTGTGATGTGTATTTTATCAGGTTTGGTTGTATTGCTGATACAGGATGTAGCAAGTGATAAAGAGAAAAGCTTTGAAGGGGAATTAGGCTTAATGGGGAAGGATTTGCTAGAAATGATAAAAATACCAATAGTGTTATTTGTTATTATATTGATCTTATTACCGATCGGTTCCGGGGCAGCGAATAACGTTTGGTCGGCTATTGCAGATGATTGGAAAGCCAGTGCAGATAGGGTCGCCCTGGTTACAGGTATAGTAGGTGGAATTGTTGGTGGTGTCGGCAGTATTGCCGGAGGTTTCATTGCTGATCGTTTTGGCAACTGGGTAGCTTACTTGGGAATAGGTGTGTTGTGTGCGCTGGTTACAGTGATAATGGCTTTATTGCCTTACCATCCTGATGTGTACACCGGTGGTGTATTGGCATATAATTTTACTACAGGCATGGCGTATGCTGCATTTTCTTCTATGCTGTTATATGCCATTGGTAAAAAGAATGCTTCTACTAAATATTCACTGCTTTCATCATTTGGTAATTTGCCGGTAATGTATATGACAGCTTTTGATGGATGGATACATGATAAGCATAGCAGCAAATATATGCTGGTTGCCGAAGCTGTTGTTGGTATCCTATTCGTATTGATCTCTGCCGTTGTTCTAAAAAGAATGATGATGAAAAAGTTAGTGCCGGAAATAGTAGAATAA
- a CDS encoding DUF6686 family protein, which translates to MCQFQQLYFSDDGYVVRCKKCDHFQVGFASTMLTVNEKDFDILLAIVKKKLNTEIQTNQLVKSIIIPTPYTGVKILLTQQELQKLHAMLENADSEIKALALLDLFE; encoded by the coding sequence ATGTGTCAATTTCAGCAATTGTATTTTAGTGATGATGGCTACGTAGTGCGTTGTAAAAAATGCGATCATTTCCAGGTAGGCTTTGCGAGCACCATGCTTACTGTTAATGAAAAGGATTTTGATATCCTGCTGGCCATTGTAAAGAAAAAATTGAATACAGAAATACAAACGAACCAGCTTGTAAAAAGTATTATCATACCCACTCCTTATACCGGCGTAAAAATCTTGCTCACACAACAGGAATTGCAGAAGCTACATGCTATGTTGGAAAACGCCGACAGTGAAATAAAAGCATTGGCACTTTTGGATCTATTTGAATGA
- a CDS encoding DUF6263 family protein, whose translation MRLVRISILSLLLSVFCYAGFSQAYTIKMRMNVGDTFNYATKMDLDMNMPAQDMTMTINADIRCLFKVLPNDSMGFKQLQMTYKKMKMRNSYLSAHNSDSAMDIIENKFVGRSIVLKLSKDNQVMEVVGLTELLNNETNETYRTMAKNMFSKEQVSNLFGMMFSMYPSTPVKIGDSWKSNANVNINGINMIVDFTYSLLDVKDNLASIGLSAVISSSGSISVQGTELPLKMDGDEKGTLSINMINGGYMHNANYTMGINAEMQVADQKFAMILKGNYALTGN comes from the coding sequence ATGCGTTTAGTAAGAATAAGTATTTTATCGTTGTTGTTGAGTGTGTTTTGTTATGCAGGTTTTTCGCAGGCATACACTATAAAAATGCGAATGAATGTAGGAGATACATTCAACTATGCTACAAAAATGGATCTGGACATGAACATGCCTGCACAGGACATGACTATGACCATCAATGCGGATATACGATGCTTATTCAAAGTGCTTCCAAATGACAGCATGGGATTTAAGCAATTGCAAATGACCTATAAAAAAATGAAGATGCGGAATAGTTACTTATCTGCACATAATTCAGATAGTGCAATGGATATTATTGAAAACAAATTTGTCGGAAGATCCATTGTATTGAAATTATCAAAAGATAACCAGGTAATGGAAGTAGTTGGGTTAACTGAATTGCTGAATAATGAGACAAATGAAACCTATCGTACAATGGCAAAAAACATGTTTTCAAAAGAGCAGGTGAGTAATCTTTTTGGAATGATGTTTAGCATGTATCCTTCTACACCGGTGAAGATCGGCGATAGCTGGAAAAGCAATGCCAATGTAAATATAAATGGTATCAATATGATCGTTGATTTTACGTATTCTTTGTTGGATGTGAAAGATAATTTGGCTTCCATCGGTTTAAGTGCAGTGATCAGCAGTTCAGGCAGCATAAGCGTCCAGGGAACGGAATTGCCGCTTAAGATGGATGGAGATGAGAAAGGAACGCTTTCTATAAATATGATCAATGGGGGGTATATGCACAATGCGAATTATACAATGGGCATTAATGCCGAGATGCAGGTGGCTGATCAGAAATTTGCAATGATATTGAAAGGAAATTATGCATTGACGGGCAATTAA
- a CDS encoding isocitrate dehydrogenase (NADP(+)), with amino-acid sequence MAKIKVANPVVELDGDEMTRIIWKFIKDKLILPYVEVDIKYFDLGVEHRDATNDQVTIDSANAIKQYGVGIKCATITPDEARVKEFNLKQMWKSPNGTIRNILDGTVFREPIVMQNVPRLVTNWTAPIIVGRHAFGDQYRATDTVIKGKGKLTMTFTPEDGGAVQTFEVYNFKGDGVAMSMYNTDESIIGFARSCFNMALSKKWPLYLSTKNTILKKYDGRFKDIFEDIYQNEFKAKFDEAGIVYEHRLIDDMVASALKWNGNFVWACKNYDGDVQSDTVAQGFGSLGLMTSVLVTPDGKTLEAEAAHGTVTRHYRDHQKGKPTSTNPIASIFAWTRGLAFRGKLDGNQALIDFSNALEAVCIETVESGKMTKDLAVCIHGNKVNHGEHYLYTEEFLDAIDENLKKKLA; translated from the coding sequence ATGGCAAAAATAAAAGTAGCAAATCCCGTGGTAGAACTGGATGGTGACGAGATGACTCGTATTATCTGGAAATTTATTAAAGACAAACTGATCCTTCCTTACGTGGAAGTTGATATAAAATATTTTGACTTAGGCGTTGAACATCGTGATGCTACCAACGACCAGGTTACCATTGATTCTGCTAACGCTATCAAACAATATGGCGTGGGTATCAAATGCGCAACTATTACACCGGATGAAGCTCGTGTAAAGGAATTCAACTTAAAGCAAATGTGGAAATCGCCAAACGGAACTATCCGTAATATTTTGGATGGCACTGTTTTTCGTGAGCCAATAGTGATGCAAAACGTACCACGTTTGGTTACTAACTGGACGGCACCGATCATTGTGGGTCGTCATGCATTTGGTGATCAATACCGTGCAACCGATACCGTTATTAAAGGCAAAGGAAAATTAACTATGACCTTTACTCCTGAAGATGGCGGCGCTGTACAAACGTTTGAAGTATATAATTTTAAAGGTGATGGCGTTGCAATGAGCATGTACAATACAGATGAAAGTATTATAGGTTTTGCAAGAAGCTGTTTTAATATGGCTTTGAGCAAAAAATGGCCGTTATATCTTTCTACTAAAAATACCATTCTTAAAAAATACGATGGTCGTTTTAAAGATATTTTTGAAGATATCTATCAAAATGAATTCAAAGCAAAGTTTGATGAAGCAGGCATTGTATATGAACATCGTTTAATTGATGACATGGTGGCATCTGCATTAAAATGGAATGGCAACTTTGTTTGGGCTTGTAAAAATTATGATGGCGATGTACAAAGCGATACCGTTGCACAAGGCTTTGGCTCTTTAGGCTTGATGACCTCTGTATTGGTTACTCCTGATGGAAAAACATTGGAAGCAGAAGCTGCACACGGTACTGTAACACGTCACTACCGCGATCATCAAAAAGGCAAACCAACTTCTACTAATCCCATTGCATCCATCTTTGCATGGACAAGAGGTTTAGCATTTCGTGGAAAGTTAGATGGCAACCAGGCGTTGATCGATTTCAGCAATGCATTGGAAGCTGTTTGTATTGAAACAGTTGAAAGCGGCAAGATGACAAAAGACCTGGCTGTTTGTATTCATGGCAATAAAGTAAATCATGGTGAACATTATTTGTACACCGAGGAATTTTTAGATGCTATTGATGAAAATTTAAAAAAGAAATTGGCGTAA
- a CDS encoding PepSY-associated TM helix domain-containing protein, whose protein sequence is MSFKKAIGKIHLWLGLASGLIVFIIAITGCLFVFQKEISEVVWKKTFFIEPKQTTVLPLSTLQAKAQAALGDQPVKYVTTYKAPDRAWEFMAYKTNDTALTYFGVAEYYRSVFIDPYDGHITGILDYKYNFFNIVKYIHWSLLLNTKYGQPIVGYSTLVFVLLLISGFILWWPKRWNKHTKEQAFTIKWKARFKRLNYDLHNVLGFYSLIISLVIALTGMVWALNWFQTTVYVIASRSITPPVHIEVKSNTPVIPTTQNPYDIAYAAAVKRLPGTSVWNIEPVNGKDATIDITGYADADVYYKYDELKFDQYTGKFLHKKNYKEANAGERLIYMNYDIHVGAIGGIPGKIIAFLAALIAASLPVTGFIIWLGKRRKKPATTIH, encoded by the coding sequence ATGTCGTTTAAAAAAGCTATAGGAAAAATTCACCTTTGGCTCGGACTTGCATCCGGGCTCATTGTTTTTATAATTGCTATTACCGGCTGCTTGTTCGTTTTTCAAAAAGAAATATCTGAAGTGGTTTGGAAGAAAACTTTTTTTATCGAACCAAAGCAAACAACCGTTCTTCCTTTAAGCACATTGCAGGCAAAAGCCCAGGCAGCATTAGGTGATCAACCGGTTAAATATGTTACTACCTATAAAGCGCCTGATCGTGCCTGGGAGTTCATGGCTTATAAAACCAATGATACTGCGCTTACTTATTTCGGTGTAGCGGAGTATTATCGATCGGTTTTTATAGATCCTTATGACGGTCATATAACGGGCATTTTAGACTATAAATACAATTTCTTCAACATTGTAAAATACATTCATTGGAGTTTATTGTTGAATACAAAATATGGGCAGCCAATTGTTGGCTATAGTACGTTGGTCTTTGTCCTTCTTTTGATTAGCGGGTTCATCTTATGGTGGCCCAAACGATGGAATAAACATACTAAAGAGCAGGCGTTTACAATAAAATGGAAAGCAAGGTTCAAACGATTGAATTATGACCTGCATAATGTATTGGGCTTTTATAGTCTGATCATTTCATTAGTGATTGCATTAACCGGCATGGTATGGGCTTTGAACTGGTTTCAGACAACCGTGTACGTTATTGCTTCCCGTTCGATAACGCCTCCTGTACACATCGAAGTAAAGTCAAATACACCGGTAATACCCACTACACAAAACCCTTATGATATTGCTTACGCCGCTGCTGTGAAACGATTACCCGGCACAAGTGTATGGAATATTGAACCTGTAAACGGAAAAGATGCAACGATTGATATTACCGGTTATGCTGATGCTGATGTGTATTATAAATACGATGAATTGAAATTTGATCAATACACCGGTAAATTCTTGCATAAAAAAAATTATAAAGAAGCCAATGCCGGTGAGCGGTTGATCTATATGAATTATGATATTCATGTAGGCGCAATTGGTGGTATTCCCGGAAAGATCATTGCATTCCTGGCTGCGTTGATTGCAGCGTCTTTACCTGTTACAGGTTTTATTATTTGGCTAGGCAAGCGAAGGAAAAAGCCGGCCACCACTATCCATTAA